A region from the Palaemon carinicauda isolate YSFRI2023 chromosome 9, ASM3689809v2, whole genome shotgun sequence genome encodes:
- the LOC137646826 gene encoding uncharacterized protein, with protein sequence MAQSLITLGLLLLMVAYSAAIKCYKFDSMKDGGRYGKQSLVDCEVSCYKSVTYNRSDTHYRKHCGEDYHEAAGCFTLISEIQQSDHCVCLEDLCNSARTPTIFNGFILVFFLYLYFYV encoded by the exons ATGGCACAGTCGCTAATTACTCTGGGTCTTCTCCTATTAATGGTAGCGTACA GTGCAGCAATAAAATGTTACAAATTCGATTCCATGAAAGATGGAGGGAGGTATGGAAAGCAGTCTCTAGTAGATTGTGAAGTTTCTTGTTACAAAAGTGTAACTTacaaca GGTCTGACACTCATTATCGGAAACACTGCGGAGAAGATTATCACGAGGCTGCCGGATGCTTTACTCTGATATCTGAAATACAACAATCTGACCACTGCGTTTGTTTGGAGGATCTCTGTAattctgcaaggactccaactattTTTAATGGCTTTATCCTTGTGTTCTTCTTATACCTCTATTTTTACgtgtaa